GCCGACCTCGCCGACACCGCCGCCTTCTGCGCGGCGTACGAGGTGGGGTTGGATGTGTCGGCAAACTGCGTCGTGGTGGCCGGCAAGCGCGAGGGTGTTGTCCGCTACGCGGCCTGCATCGTCCTGGCCACCACCCGGGCCGACGTGAACGGGGTGGCCCGTAGGGCGCTGGATGTTCGCAAGGCGAGCTTCGCCCCGATGGACGACGCGGTCGAGTTGACCGGCATGGAGTACGGCGGGATAACCCCGATCGGGCTGCCGGCGCAGTGGCCGATCCTGGTTGACGCGCGGGTGATCGCCACACCACACGTGATCATCGGTTCAGGCGTACGGCACAGCAAGATCGCGCTGCCCGGGCCGGCGCTGGGTGCGCTGCCCGGAGCGCAGGTGGTGGAGGGCCTGGCCAGGCCGGCCTGACCGGGCATCGACATCGATGCTGTTGCACGTGAAACATCACGTCGGTCGATGCCGGGGTGCCGTGGTCGGTCGCGGCCTGATCAGTGCGAGTGCGCCGCCGATTCGCGCTGCTCGACCTCGGCGAGCGCAGCGAGCAGCGTCTGCGTCTCCTGGGCGCCGCTGACCGCGTACTTTCCGGCCAG
The nucleotide sequence above comes from Micromonospora sp. NBC_00389. Encoded proteins:
- a CDS encoding YbaK/EbsC family protein, which gives rise to MGTLKTEPARARLDLLAPPVATAISEWPADAPVDVDDVLVAPIDADLADTAAFCAAYEVGLDVSANCVVVAGKREGVVRYAACIVLATTRADVNGVARRALDVRKASFAPMDDAVELTGMEYGGITPIGLPAQWPILVDARVIATPHVIIGSGVRHSKIALPGPALGALPGAQVVEGLARPA